From Ruminococcus sp. HUN007, a single genomic window includes:
- a CDS encoding type II toxin-antitoxin system VapC family toxin, with the protein MTGYKKIFLDTTPIIYYLDQDPNFGMITQNLLSDFLDGGSDFVTSSITFTEYLTYPYRTNNTDKIDAFLEFINDCEIPVHKIDIITAQKAARIRAEYKHFKTIDCLQIASACITECDLFLTNDKQLKQFKELPCLTVEDLTTL; encoded by the coding sequence GTGACCGGTTATAAAAAGATATTTCTCGACACTACTCCAATAATCTATTACCTTGATCAGGATCCGAACTTTGGAATGATTACGCAGAATCTTTTATCTGATTTTCTTGACGGCGGTTCTGATTTCGTAACATCATCAATAACATTCACTGAATATCTCACATATCCATACAGAACAAATAATACTGATAAAATAGATGCCTTTCTGGAATTCATTAATGACTGTGAAATACCTGTTCATAAAATTGATATCATTACAGCTCAAAAAGCTGCCAGAATACGTGCAGAATACAAACACTTTAAAACAATTGACTGTCTTCAGATTGCTTCAGCATGTATAACTGAATGCGATTTATTCCTTACAAACGATAAACAGCTTAAACAATTCAAAGAACTTCCATGTCTGACAGTTGAAGATTTAACGACCTTGTAA
- a CDS encoding uracil-DNA glycosylase, with protein sequence MVNFENEWDELLKDEFQKEYYQDLRKFLINEYKTQTIYPNMYDIFNAMKYTSYEDVKVVILGQDPYHEPNQAHGLSFSVKKGVEPPPSLKNIFKEINDELGIDNSGKHGELTNWAKSGVLLLNTVLTVRRGMANSHKDKGWEHFTDRVISLLNEREKPVVFLLWGNNAKAKRKLITGRQHLVLASAHPSPLSAYHGFFGCGHFAETNRFLEANGMEPVNWSID encoded by the coding sequence ATGGTAAACTTTGAAAATGAATGGGACGAACTCCTGAAGGACGAGTTTCAGAAAGAATACTATCAGGATCTCAGAAAATTCTTAATAAATGAATACAAGACACAGACCATCTATCCGAATATGTACGACATTTTCAATGCGATGAAATACACATCGTACGAAGACGTAAAAGTTGTGATACTCGGACAGGATCCGTATCATGAGCCGAACCAGGCACACGGACTTTCATTTTCCGTAAAAAAAGGCGTTGAGCCGCCTCCGTCACTGAAAAACATCTTTAAGGAAATAAACGACGAACTCGGCATCGACAACAGCGGAAAACACGGCGAGCTGACAAACTGGGCAAAGTCGGGCGTGCTTCTGCTGAACACCGTGCTCACGGTACGCCGCGGAATGGCTAACAGTCACAAGGACAAGGGCTGGGAGCATTTCACCGACAGGGTTATCTCGCTTCTCAACGAACGTGAAAAGCCGGTCGTTTTCCTTCTCTGGGGAAACAACGCAAAAGCGAAGAGAAAACTTATTACAGGCAGACAGCATCTTGTACTTGCCTCGGCTCATCCGAGTCCGCTCTCCGCATACCACGGTTTTTTTGGCTGCGGCCACTTTGCGGAAACGAACAGATTTCTTGAAGCAAACGGAATGGAACCAGTCAACTGGTCGATAGACTGA
- a CDS encoding CPBP family intramembrane glutamic endopeptidase — MIYTESNDSDLFERFETGEVPDEKDPFCNQTENRDFSESYSHVIPSFFFRNEKCRKKPSSYEKRKLRYFYNITGILLISKLFIEIASLLLFSIIMALLAYFLSPGLNFFYSALSDETIKYAFRIIVVIISSGSVFLAGCRFSELKPAHLLKGCRTVRTSDIILCFMTGMFVAALSNIITLSYPFQSGTYMPSALYIDRDPILVAAAALCNCVVVPLADGLIFRGIALKNLSRASQRFGIITSSMLCAFATCSLPAMLPAFLMSLLLCSTTVKYNSVIPSVLIHMAVNISSMLISVYSVFAWDQGELLVRVWTIITLVLGGIFTFIRMIKEPLPKNKPEQRRRSLPILLTSVFVILLFPLYALTSLAKLLYFMYM, encoded by the coding sequence ATGATCTACACCGAATCAAATGACAGCGATCTTTTTGAGAGATTTGAGACAGGCGAAGTACCGGACGAAAAGGATCCTTTCTGCAACCAGACAGAAAACAGAGATTTCAGCGAATCCTATTCACACGTCATACCGTCATTTTTCTTCAGAAACGAAAAGTGCAGAAAAAAGCCTTCCTCATACGAAAAAAGAAAGCTCAGGTATTTTTACAACATAACCGGCATACTTTTGATTTCAAAGCTTTTCATCGAAATAGCGTCACTTCTTCTCTTCAGCATTATTATGGCTCTTCTGGCCTATTTTCTTTCACCGGGACTTAATTTTTTCTATTCAGCGCTTTCAGATGAAACTATAAAATATGCATTCAGGATCATTGTAGTGATAATTTCATCCGGGTCAGTGTTCCTGGCGGGATGCCGTTTTTCTGAACTTAAACCCGCACATCTTCTGAAAGGCTGCCGGACAGTACGAACAAGTGACATAATTCTCTGCTTCATGACGGGAATGTTTGTCGCTGCCCTTTCGAATATAATCACCTTATCGTACCCGTTCCAGTCAGGTACATATATGCCTTCAGCGCTGTATATTGATCGCGATCCGATACTGGTTGCAGCAGCTGCACTGTGTAACTGCGTTGTTGTGCCTCTGGCTGACGGACTGATTTTCCGCGGTATCGCACTCAAAAATCTGTCAAGGGCATCGCAGCGTTTCGGAATAATAACATCGTCAATGCTTTGTGCATTTGCCACATGCAGTCTTCCTGCAATGCTGCCTGCATTTCTCATGTCACTGCTTCTGTGCAGCACTACAGTAAAATACAACTCGGTAATACCGTCAGTACTCATACACATGGCTGTAAATATAAGCAGCATGCTCATTTCAGTCTACAGTGTTTTCGCCTGGGATCAGGGAGAGCTTCTTGTCAGGGTATGGACGATAATAACTCTGGTACTCGGTGGCATATTCACTTTTATCAGAATGATAAAGGAACCGCTTCCGAAAAACAAACCGGAACAGCGCAGACGTTCACTTCCGATACTTCTGACATCCGTATTTGTCATTCTGCTGTTCCCGCTTTACGCACTTACATCACTGGCTAAGCTTCTGTACTTTATGTACATGTAA
- a CDS encoding D-alanyl-D-alanine carboxypeptidase, protein MKRKRNSNVKRRVRTDRIFFVGFLIIFMVCFLPFALKKKPALNETEKADPAAVQTDAPFTVADKPGIRLRYSRTPLQGIDYTVIRSDAAVLYDMTSGEVLFSKNPQKHLYPASMTKVLTACVALRYLEPSDELTVGSELDMLQPESSLAYLVKDTKITLEDALYGLLLPSGNDAAYTIAVNTARKVSNNPNMPNIDAVKYFAALMNDEALDAGAENSHFVVPDGYYDPDHYTTPEDMLKIAIRSAKYPLIAEIGAHAEYEAATSTGQSYSWENGNALVNPEDEFFLPFVNGLKTGFFDEAGYCMVATASENDHDLISVIMKAPSAEVRYNDVSKLFWSVIDPGHSLKPEVTAEPEVTEAVQ, encoded by the coding sequence TTGAAAAGAAAAAGAAATTCAAATGTCAAAAGAAGAGTAAGGACTGACAGAATATTTTTCGTTGGTTTCCTTATTATATTCATGGTCTGTTTTCTTCCTTTCGCACTGAAGAAAAAACCGGCATTAAACGAAACTGAAAAGGCCGATCCGGCAGCAGTACAGACCGATGCACCTTTCACAGTTGCCGACAAACCGGGAATACGTCTCCGCTATTCCCGCACACCGCTTCAGGGCATCGATTACACTGTAATACGTTCAGACGCAGCTGTGCTTTACGACATGACATCCGGCGAAGTTCTTTTCAGCAAGAATCCGCAGAAGCATCTTTATCCGGCAAGTATGACCAAGGTGCTCACCGCCTGTGTAGCACTCAGATATCTTGAACCTTCAGATGAACTTACAGTCGGATCTGAACTTGATATGCTGCAGCCTGAATCCAGTCTTGCATATCTTGTAAAGGACACAAAGATAACACTTGAAGATGCACTTTACGGACTGCTTCTTCCTTCGGGAAATGACGCAGCCTACACAATAGCTGTAAACACGGCAAGAAAAGTCTCAAACAATCCGAACATGCCGAACATAGATGCGGTAAAATATTTCGCCGCTCTTATGAACGATGAGGCACTCGATGCCGGAGCGGAAAATTCGCATTTTGTTGTTCCGGACGGATACTACGATCCGGACCACTACACAACTCCGGAAGATATGCTGAAGATCGCAATAAGATCAGCAAAATATCCGCTCATCGCTGAGATAGGTGCACATGCGGAATATGAAGCTGCCACCTCCACAGGTCAGAGCTACAGCTGGGAAAACGGAAATGCGCTTGTAAACCCTGAAGACGAGTTTTTCCTTCCGTTTGTAAACGGACTGAAAACAGGATTTTTTGACGAAGCCGGCTACTGCATGGTTGCCACAGCATCTGAGAACGACCATGATCTTATATCCGTAATAATGAAAGCTCCGTCAGCTGAAGTACGATACAATGATGTTTCAAAACTTTTCTGGTCAGTGATCGACCCGGGACACAGCTTAAAACCGGAAGTAACAGCAGAACCTGAAGTTACCGAAGCGGTACAGTAA
- a CDS encoding leucine-rich repeat protein, whose translation MKNAELRRIFATAAALVMAAGTTVTAFAEETADLTAASQSSAEEAEKSDYTGSFGKDVKWEYDPESKTLTVSGNGKMMSENGDENAKPFYKAHKWAAEVEKIVIGDGVESIADGAFEKFTSLKSVVIPESVKELGRGSFRNCISLEEIDLPSKITVIQNGAFRNCNELRNVTFPDDLKVIESEAFKGCCSLESIAIPYGTVIIGKQAFRNCLKLRKISLPETIDTYGEDVFDWTEDNEYLKIIADGANGRSYAYRNACLRFVVDGVECTETSGICGDSAYWSYDEDTGTYTITGTGDVYDVIFNSEWVADVKNVVIEEGITTVGHGFGCNFESLESISFPESFEGFEGFNNMRPNAELSSTALTSVDLPDKMTVIHCGMLEHCEKLKEVKLPAELKTIEEFAFLGCLSLESIVIPEKTEKIGEFAFDSCGLKTVTILSDNVDIVDSAFYLCPRSMVIRAHRGSTAEKYALDRDIKFEALEEEKTSEVTVEKALAAEADTTVQEDNAAAPADNAEEFVIGDGNGSGTVDISDISVLAIALVDGRKLTDIQEKALDVDGDADVDLADLAKLRQYLSKKIEKL comes from the coding sequence ATGAAAAACGCAGAATTAAGAAGAATTTTCGCGACAGCGGCTGCACTTGTAATGGCCGCCGGAACAACTGTTACTGCATTTGCTGAAGAAACTGCCGATCTTACCGCAGCTTCTCAGAGCAGTGCGGAAGAGGCAGAAAAATCAGATTATACAGGCAGTTTCGGAAAAGATGTAAAATGGGAGTATGACCCGGAAAGCAAAACTCTCACTGTAAGCGGAAACGGTAAGATGATGAGTGAGAACGGAGACGAAAATGCAAAGCCGTTTTACAAAGCACATAAATGGGCTGCAGAAGTCGAAAAAATTGTGATCGGAGACGGTGTTGAATCCATAGCAGACGGTGCATTTGAAAAATTCACATCACTTAAGTCTGTGGTGATTCCGGAAAGTGTGAAGGAGCTTGGACGCGGTTCGTTCCGTAACTGTATTTCACTTGAAGAGATAGATCTGCCGTCAAAAATTACCGTGATCCAGAACGGAGCATTCAGAAACTGTAACGAACTGCGTAATGTGACTTTTCCTGATGATCTTAAGGTTATTGAAAGTGAAGCTTTCAAGGGCTGCTGTTCACTTGAATCGATAGCTATTCCGTATGGTACGGTCATTATCGGGAAGCAGGCTTTCAGAAACTGTCTTAAACTCAGAAAGATCAGCCTTCCGGAAACCATCGACACATACGGTGAAGATGTATTTGACTGGACGGAGGATAATGAATATCTGAAGATAATTGCTGACGGGGCTAACGGACGCAGCTATGCTTACAGAAATGCCTGCCTCAGATTTGTAGTGGATGGCGTGGAATGTACTGAAACTTCGGGTATATGCGGTGATTCAGCATACTGGTCGTATGACGAGGATACAGGCACTTATACTATAACTGGTACTGGTGATGTTTATGATGTGATTTTTAACAGCGAATGGGTGGCAGATGTAAAGAATGTTGTTATAGAAGAAGGCATTACAACGGTCGGACATGGTTTTGGATGTAATTTTGAGTCACTGGAGTCTATTTCGTTTCCGGAAAGCTTTGAAGGTTTTGAAGGCTTTAATAATATGCGCCCTAACGCTGAACTGAGCAGTACAGCACTTACATCTGTTGATCTGCCGGATAAAATGACTGTTATTCATTGCGGCATGCTGGAGCACTGTGAAAAACTTAAAGAAGTAAAGCTTCCGGCAGAGCTGAAGACCATTGAAGAATTTGCGTTTTTAGGCTGTTTATCACTCGAAAGCATTGTTATACCTGAAAAAACTGAGAAAATAGGTGAATTTGCTTTTGACAGCTGTGGACTTAAGACTGTTACAATATTAAGCGACAACGTCGATATAGTGGATTCAGCGTTTTATTTATGCCCTCGGTCAATGGTTATCCGTGCTCACAGGGGATCGACTGCGGAAAAATATGCTTTGGATCGTGATATTAAGTTTGAAGCGCTCGAAGAAGAGAAAACTTCAGAAGTGACAGTGGAAAAGGCGCTTGCAGCGGAAGCAGATACGACAGTGCAGGAAGATAATGCAGCAGCGCCGGCTGATAATGCGGAAGAATTTGTAATCGGCGACGGAAACGGAAGCGGAACTGTTGATATTTCAGATATTTCCGTACTTGCAATTGCACTCGTTGACGGCAGGAAACTTACCGATATACAGGAAAAGGCGCTTGATGTTGACGGCGACGCAGATGTTGATCTCGCTGACCTTGCAAAACTCAGACAGTACCTTTCAAAGAAAATCGAAAAGCTCTGA
- a CDS encoding leucine-rich repeat domain-containing protein translates to MSDNTKQSDVILKSFGDISEKYIAEADPEKKSGGKNKNRIFFICAGYAAAVLLLITANLPERSEDGNFTPVITSITVADSLMAEETSGTSVTPVRVSETTVITENTVCIPVEGTPGTSISTDVTESRDEGIRKNEENNGISADERQNTEPMTEKPDEPKETYIVTESHESRSENSDQYSGAYGKNMNWNYDSGNRTLTISGSGFMEPEDDEIFTDGKRFSWVSDAEHVVVSEGVESIGADTFCKFVSLKTVSLPDSLKKIGSDSFRNCVSLENVIIPSGVTEIETGAFMNCNSLKSVNIPEGIDAIRSETFKGCCSLKTVVIPESTAKIEDNAFQNCLMLREAVIYGHSVSFGSLVFDPQEDNSMLVIKGYEDTREYALQNGLEYEQIED, encoded by the coding sequence ATGAGTGATAATACAAAACAAAGCGATGTGATCCTGAAAAGTTTCGGAGACATATCTGAAAAGTACATAGCTGAAGCTGATCCGGAAAAGAAAAGCGGAGGGAAAAATAAAAACAGAATATTTTTTATCTGTGCCGGATATGCCGCTGCGGTCCTGTTACTCATTACAGCCAATCTTCCTGAAAGAAGCGAAGACGGCAATTTCACACCGGTGATAACAAGCATTACAGTTGCTGACAGTTTGATGGCGGAAGAAACTTCAGGTACTTCTGTTACTCCGGTCAGAGTTTCTGAAACGACAGTGATCACGGAAAATACGGTCTGTATTCCAGTCGAAGGAACGCCAGGAACCAGTATCAGTACAGATGTTACTGAGTCTCGTGACGAGGGAATCAGGAAAAACGAAGAGAATAATGGAATATCAGCCGACGAACGTCAGAATACTGAGCCGATGACTGAAAAACCGGATGAACCAAAAGAAACATATATCGTAACAGAATCACATGAAAGCAGATCAGAAAACAGTGATCAGTATTCCGGAGCATACGGAAAAAATATGAACTGGAATTACGATTCCGGAAACAGGACTCTTACCATAAGCGGATCCGGTTTTATGGAACCGGAAGATGATGAGATATTCACTGACGGGAAACGGTTTAGCTGGGTCAGTGATGCGGAACATGTGGTGGTCTCTGAAGGAGTGGAATCCATAGGTGCAGATACATTCTGTAAATTTGTTTCTTTAAAGACAGTCTCGCTTCCGGACAGTCTGAAAAAGATCGGAAGTGATTCATTCAGAAACTGTGTTTCTCTTGAAAATGTCATCATTCCGTCAGGTGTAACTGAGATAGAAACGGGTGCATTCATGAACTGTAACTCTCTTAAGTCGGTAAATATACCTGAGGGTATTGATGCAATCAGGAGCGAAACGTTTAAGGGATGCTGCTCACTGAAAACTGTAGTTATACCGGAAAGTACCGCAAAGATAGAAGACAATGCTTTTCAGAACTGCCTGATGCTCAGAGAAGCGGTTATTTACGGACATTCGGTAAGTTTCGGAAGTCTTGTTTTTGACCCTCAGGAGGACAACAGTATGCTGGTTATAAAAGGCTATGAAGACACACGTGAATATGCTTTGCAGAATGGTCTTGAATACGAACAGATCGAAGACTGA
- a CDS encoding sigma-70 family RNA polymerase sigma factor — protein MEDKEIISLYNERSENAIRETDNKYGTYLRKISDNILGDRGDTEECMNDSYLKVWNSIPPQVPKILKAFVARITRNTALNIYEKRKASKRCASEVALSLEELEECLEGRDNVVSEIERKEIMKALDDFLGTLDKKKRICFVQRYFYLESLDDIAGRNDISGAALRTMLCRTRTELKEFLKKRGLF, from the coding sequence ATGGAAGACAAAGAGATAATATCCCTGTATAATGAAAGATCTGAGAATGCGATCAGAGAGACTGATAACAAGTACGGTACGTATTTAAGAAAGATATCGGACAACATTCTCGGAGACAGGGGAGATACTGAGGAATGTATGAATGACAGTTATCTCAAAGTGTGGAATTCAATACCGCCGCAGGTTCCGAAGATACTGAAGGCGTTTGTTGCGAGGATCACCAGAAATACTGCACTCAATATCTATGAAAAAAGAAAAGCTTCCAAAAGATGCGCCTCTGAGGTCGCCCTTTCACTTGAAGAACTTGAAGAATGTCTTGAAGGCAGGGACAACGTGGTGTCGGAGATAGAGCGAAAGGAAATTATGAAAGCTCTCGATGATTTTCTCGGAACCCTTGATAAGAAAAAAAGGATCTGTTTCGTGCAGAGATATTTCTATCTCGAATCGCTGGATGATATTGCGGGGCGGAACGATATTTCCGGGGCAGCTCTCAGGACCATGCTTTGCAGGACCAGAACAGAACTGAAAGAATTCTTGAAAAAACGCGGACTATTCTGA
- the ilvA gene encoding threonine ammonia-lyase, producing the protein MLTLDKVFDAQTVLKNIIRETNLVRAHGIAPKCELYLKPENLQFTGSFKIRGAAYKIAMLSPEEKKNGVIACSAGNHAQGVALAATKNGIKSLICLPDTAPISKIEATKGFGAEVCLVEGCYDDAYRRALELRDEKGYTFVHPFDDENVIAGQGTIALEILNDIDNIDAIVVPVGGGGLISGIAYTVKQIRPSVKVYGVQVTGAPSMFNSVKNGQIECLSSVSTIADGIAVKQPGENTYSLVSEYVDELVLVSDDEVASAILALIEKQKMVAEGAGAAAVAAVMSGKLDVDGKRVVAVVSGGNIDVTSLSRVIDRGLLNSGRSTSLLIELIDKPGQLKEISRIIADCGGNVTGVHYEKGATESVNGCYLRINMETRDFDHVELITRSLREADFKLV; encoded by the coding sequence ATGCTTACACTCGACAAGGTATTCGACGCACAGACAGTGCTCAAAAACATCATCAGGGAAACAAATCTGGTAAGAGCTCACGGTATTGCACCGAAATGCGAGCTTTATCTTAAACCGGAAAACCTTCAGTTCACAGGATCGTTCAAGATCCGCGGAGCTGCATACAAGATCGCGATGCTCTCACCTGAAGAAAAAAAGAACGGCGTAATCGCGTGCTCGGCCGGAAACCATGCGCAGGGCGTTGCTCTTGCGGCAACTAAAAACGGAATAAAGTCACTCATCTGCCTGCCGGACACTGCACCTATATCTAAAATAGAAGCGACAAAAGGATTCGGTGCGGAAGTGTGCCTTGTGGAGGGATGCTACGACGACGCATACCGCAGAGCACTTGAACTCCGTGACGAAAAGGGATATACATTCGTCCATCCTTTTGACGATGAAAATGTTATCGCCGGACAGGGAACTATCGCTCTGGAGATACTTAATGATATCGACAATATCGATGCCATCGTCGTTCCGGTCGGAGGCGGCGGACTTATTTCCGGTATAGCCTACACAGTCAAACAGATAAGACCATCTGTTAAGGTGTACGGCGTACAGGTGACCGGTGCCCCGAGCATGTTCAATTCCGTAAAAAACGGTCAGATCGAATGCCTGTCATCCGTTTCAACTATCGCCGACGGCATTGCTGTAAAGCAGCCGGGTGAAAACACGTATTCCCTCGTAAGCGAATATGTTGACGAACTGGTTCTCGTAAGCGACGACGAAGTCGCCAGTGCCATCCTCGCACTCATCGAAAAGCAGAAAATGGTGGCAGAAGGCGCCGGTGCTGCCGCAGTTGCAGCAGTAATGTCCGGAAAACTCGACGTTGACGGCAAGCGTGTTGTGGCAGTAGTATCCGGCGGAAACATCGACGTTACGAGTCTTTCAAGAGTTATCGACCGCGGCCTTCTCAACTCGGGACGTTCAACAAGTCTGCTTATCGAGCTTATCGACAAACCGGGCCAGCTTAAGGAGATCTCACGTATAATCGCCGACTGCGGCGGCAACGTTACCGGCGTTCACTACGAAAAAGGTGCAACTGAAAGCGTCAACGGATGCTACCTGCGTATCAACATGGAAACAAGGGATTTCGACCACGTTGAACTTATCACACGTTCCCTCCGCGAGGCTGATTTCAAGCTTGTCTGA
- a CDS encoding transposase, whose amino-acid sequence MNRQFFINTSLQYENKRLKRLVKEFENGERYKKLQHNHHLIYLGYQRRIKQLCRQVRSSKNAVKKVRDIWYEQLVIECENHTKELDEKIDTICKLRQENYDLFCEYQKKLAKKDEEYQKALDEKDTIIETLKAEIRHMKAVQDRDGTNTSLPTSQTPIGKSKARPNSREETDNSKGGQTGHKRSELEPPAEEAITDITEHCLTEDDCCPKCKKDEFEYTGKTENRYEIEVEVKVKRVKHKYYVYKCKNCGTLVISRTAPEKRTKVRYGANVQAMILVLLNIMNSSINKVPVFFQGITNGEISPSEGYVAKVQARAAKALAVFHNDLRRELLKRLLIYWDDTVVYADTKRICLRFYGDERIAFFAAHENKDMNGILLDGILENLSAETSVMHDHNSINYNERFVFINIECNAHLQRDLQKLADETNHEVLLEIKALISATIKDRKNLIQAGTTRFDDGYLENFESKLTELLQRAETLAEANTSKYSGGPERALIRRIIKYRSNYFAWVYDFSLPTTNNLSERALRGTKTKMKVSGQFASSKTANNYAMIRTYIETCRRNGINEYDALTRLCDGNPYTVEEIFAECE is encoded by the coding sequence ATGAACAGGCAGTTTTTTATCAATACATCATTACAATATGAAAATAAAAGACTTAAACGTCTGGTAAAAGAATTTGAAAATGGTGAGAGATATAAAAAACTGCAGCATAATCATCATCTCATATATCTTGGATATCAGAGGCGGATAAAACAGCTTTGCAGACAAGTTCGGTCATCAAAAAATGCAGTGAAGAAAGTACGCGATATCTGGTATGAACAGCTTGTAATTGAATGCGAAAATCACACCAAAGAGCTTGATGAAAAGATAGATACAATCTGTAAATTAAGACAGGAAAACTATGATTTGTTCTGTGAGTATCAAAAAAAGCTTGCTAAGAAGGACGAAGAATATCAAAAAGCACTTGACGAGAAAGACACCATAATAGAAACACTTAAAGCCGAGATCCGGCATATGAAAGCGGTACAGGACAGAGATGGAACCAATACATCTCTGCCTACATCGCAGACACCAATCGGGAAATCAAAAGCAAGACCAAACAGCAGAGAAGAAACCGATAATTCCAAAGGAGGCCAAACAGGGCATAAAAGATCAGAGCTTGAACCACCTGCAGAAGAAGCAATAACTGATATAACGGAACATTGTTTAACTGAAGATGACTGTTGTCCGAAATGCAAAAAAGATGAGTTTGAATATACCGGAAAAACAGAAAATCGCTATGAAATAGAAGTAGAAGTTAAAGTAAAGAGGGTGAAGCATAAGTATTACGTCTACAAATGTAAGAATTGCGGGACCCTGGTGATCAGCAGAACGGCACCTGAAAAAAGAACGAAAGTAAGATATGGAGCAAACGTACAGGCAATGATACTTGTTTTGCTGAATATTATGAATTCGTCAATAAATAAGGTTCCTGTATTCTTTCAGGGCATAACAAACGGAGAGATCAGTCCGAGTGAAGGGTATGTAGCTAAAGTACAGGCCAGAGCCGCCAAAGCACTGGCAGTTTTTCATAATGATTTGCGAAGGGAGTTACTTAAAAGACTGCTCATTTACTGGGATGATACCGTGGTTTACGCCGATACCAAAAGAATCTGCCTGAGATTTTACGGAGACGAAAGAATCGCGTTCTTTGCAGCCCATGAAAACAAAGATATGAACGGAATTCTTCTGGATGGAATACTTGAAAATCTTTCTGCTGAAACATCTGTTATGCATGATCATAACAGCATCAATTACAATGAACGTTTTGTGTTCATAAATATTGAGTGTAATGCACATTTGCAGCGCGATCTTCAGAAACTTGCAGATGAAACCAATCATGAAGTACTGCTTGAAATAAAAGCATTGATATCAGCAACGATAAAAGACCGAAAGAATCTGATACAAGCAGGAACAACACGATTTGATGATGGATATCTTGAAAATTTTGAAAGCAAGCTTACAGAACTTCTGCAAAGAGCAGAAACGCTGGCAGAAGCGAATACATCAAAATATTCAGGCGGTCCGGAACGCGCTCTGATACGCAGAATCATAAAATATCGCAGCAATTACTTCGCCTGGGTATATGATTTCAGTCTGCCTACAACAAATAATCTCTCAGAACGAGCACTACGTGGGACGAAAACAAAAATGAAGGTGTCAGGTCAGTTCGCATCTTCAAAAACAGCAAATAACTATGCAATGATTCGTACATACATTGAAACATGCCGAAGAAATGGAATCAACGAATATGATGCATTAACAAGATTATGTGATGGTAACCCATATACTGTCGAAGAAATATTTGCTGAATGTGAATAA
- a CDS encoding N-acetyltransferase — MNKYDYIIRRETENDYRETENLTREAFWNLNTPGCFEHYFVHIMRSHRDFIPELDYVIELDGKVIANVMYCRSKLVDEQGNEKNIITMGPLCVLPEYQRKGFGKALLEHTFKIAESMGFDVVINFGNPDNYVSRGYRSCRKYNVCFGEGEGFFPAALLVKELKEGALDGRKWFYRPSDVDTPCDDEAAVTEFDKLFPPKEAGWQPSQEEFYIHSHSAITW, encoded by the coding sequence ATGAATAAATATGACTATATTATCCGCAGAGAAACAGAAAACGACTACCGCGAAACGGAAAACCTTACCCGTGAGGCTTTCTGGAATCTTAACACACCCGGCTGTTTTGAGCATTACTTCGTACACATCATGAGAAGTCACAGGGATTTCATACCGGAACTTGATTATGTCATCGAGCTTGACGGCAAAGTGATCGCCAATGTTATGTACTGCAGATCAAAGCTCGTCGATGAACAGGGTAATGAGAAAAATATCATTACTATGGGGCCGCTGTGTGTACTCCCTGAGTATCAGCGTAAAGGATTCGGAAAAGCCCTTCTTGAACATACTTTTAAAATCGCAGAGTCAATGGGATTTGACGTTGTTATAAACTTTGGAAATCCTGATAACTACGTTTCCCGCGGCTACAGAAGCTGCAGAAAGTACAATGTATGCTTCGGCGAAGGTGAAGGATTTTTCCCTGCCGCTCTTCTTGTAAAGGAACTTAAAGAAGGTGCCCTCGACGGCAGAAAGTGGTTCTATCGTCCAAGTGATGTAGATACTCCATGCGATGACGAAGCCGCAGTTACGGAATTCGACAAGCTTTTCCCGCCAAAGGAAGCCGGCTGGCAGCCAAGTCAGGAAGAATTCTATATTCACAGTCATTCGGCGATAACGTGGTAA